In Catharus ustulatus isolate bCatUst1 chromosome 27, bCatUst1.pri.v2, whole genome shotgun sequence, the following are encoded in one genomic region:
- the RETSAT gene encoding all-trans-retinol 13,14-reductase, with protein sequence MWLQALLFLGPLLLLLLLVLLPLLFLLLPLLSGSPNPFATDSRRPPAPLVTDKAVRRTVVKTVFSAEKVPQKLDAIVVGSGIGGLAAAALLAKAGWRVLVLEQHGKLGGCCHTFTEKGFEFDTGIHYVGQMEEGSLMRFLVDQLTDGQLEWAPLPATYDAVVLGDPQGAGKTFHIHSGKREYFQRLKEQFPGEAAAIDEFQRLVKSAGRGVVLLGILKMLPWFLARLLIRSRLLPRLCSFSRLASHSLKEVVDGLTSNPELRAVLSYIFPTYGVLPSKASFTMHSILVTHFLKGAWYPKGGAGEIAFHIIPVIRKAGGNVFGKAPVQRILLDAQGRACGVTVKKGQDSVDIFAPVIISDAGIFNTYERLLPAAARALPEIQSQLRMVSPGEGGFTVFVGLNGSREELGLEPTNYFMFPGSDLDGMMKRYLALSREEAANNIPVLFVTSPSSKDPTWQMRHPGKSTLAIVTFARYEWFEEWKDKQVHKRGDDYEDLKKAFVDAIMQTVFKLYPRIEGRIEYLSGGTPLTNQHYISSPHGEFYGIDHGIPRLQMEAIATMRAETAVPNLYLTGQDLCLGGFMGALQGALICASTILKRNLYMDVVRLKMRLQAANSKKGD encoded by the exons ATGTGGCTGCAGGCGCTGCTCTTCCTCGgcccccttctcctcctcctcctccttgtcctcctccccctcctcttcctcctgctcccgcTGCTCTCGGGCAGCCCCAACCCCTTCGCCACCGAcagccgccgcccgcccgccccgctcgTCACCGACAAGGCTGTGCGCAGGACCGTCGTCAAGACAG TGTTCTCGGCAGAAAAGGTGCCCCAGAAGCTCGATGCCATCGTGGTGGGCAGCGGCATCGGTGGCCTGGCGGCTGCGGcgctgctggccaaggctggctGGCgtgtgctggtgctggagcagcacgGGAAGCTGGGGGGATGCTGCCACACCTTCACCGAGAAGGGCTTTGAGTTTGACACTG GGATCCACTATGTGGGGCAGATGGAGGAGGGCTCTCTGATGCGGTTCCTGGTGGACCAGCTGACAGATGGGCAGCTGGAGtgggccccgctcccggccaCCTACGatgctgtggttttgggggaCCCTCAGGGTGCTGGCAAGACCTTCCACATCCATTCTGGGAAGAGGGAGTATTTCCAGAGGCTGAAGGAGCAGTTCCCCGGGGAGGCAGCAGCCATTGATGAGTTCCAGCGGTTGGTGAAG AGTGCTGGCCGCGGGGTTGTGCTGCTGGGGATCCTGAAGATGCTCCCGTGGTTCCTAGCCAGGCTCCTGATCcgctccaggctgctcccacgtctctgctccttctcccgCCTGGCCTCACACAGCCTCAAGGAGGTGGTGGATGGTCTCACCTCCAACCCTGAGCTCCGGGCTGTCCTCAGCTACATCTTCCCCACCTATG gtgtgctccccTCTAAGGCCAGCTTCACCATGCACAGCATCCTGGTGACTCACTTCCTCAAAGGTGCCTGGTACCCCAAGGGTGGGGCCGGGGAAATTGCCTTCCACATCATTCCCGTGATCCGGAAGGCCGGAGGCAACGTGTTTGGGAAGGCACCAGTGCAGAGGATCCTGCTGGACgctcagggcagagcctgcG GAGTGACTGTCAAAAAAGGCCAAGATTCGGTGGATATATTCGCTCCCGTGATCATTTCGGATGCCGGGATCTTCAACACCTACGAGAGGCTGTTGCCGGCAGCGGCGCGGGCTCTGCCGG AGATCCAGTCCCAGCTCCGCATGGTCAGCCCCGGAGAGGGAGGTTTCACTGTCTTTGTCGGCCTCAATGGCTCGAGGGAAGAGTTGGGGCTGGAACCCACCAACTACTTCATGTTCCCAGGGAGCGACCTGGATGGAAT GATGAAGCGCTACCTGGCTTTGTCCAGAGAAGAAGCTGCCAACAACATCCCTGTCCTCTTTGTCACTTCGCCATCGTCCAAGGACCCCACCTGGCAAATGAGGCACCCAG GTAAATCCACGCTGGCCATCGTCACCTTCGCCAGGTATGAGTGGTTCGAGGAGTGGAAGGACAAGCAGGTCCACAAGCGGGGGGATGACTATGAGGACCTGAAGAAGGCTTTTGTGGATGCCATCATGCAGACTGTCTTCAAGCTCTACCCTCGCATTGAAGGCCGG ATTGAGTACCTCTCGGGTGGGACTCCCCTCACCAACCAGCACTACATCTCCAGTCCCCACGGAGAGTTCTACGGCATTGACCACGGCATCCCCCGCCTGCAGATGGAAGCCATTGCCACCATGCGGGCAGAGACAGCTGTGCCCAACCTTTACCTGACAG GGCAGGACTTGTGCCTGGGGGGTTTCATGGGAGCCCTGCAAGGAGCCCTCATCTGCGCCAGCACCATCCTCAAGCGCAACCTCTACATGGACGTGGTGAGGCTGAAGATGCGCTTGCAGGCCGCCAACTCCAAGAAAGGAGACTAA